Genomic window (Vidua macroura isolate BioBank_ID:100142 chromosome 3, ASM2450914v1, whole genome shotgun sequence):
GCAGTGAGATTACAGACAGCATTAACTTTGGGTCACACACTTCCAAGTGGAGGCCCAGCTTGGCTTGTTACCTGTGAATTTCCATACAGTAATGGAGTTAAGCCAAGATCAACTTTGGCTTTGGTTTAGCAGCATGCAGTGCATGGTCCCACCAGGGTAAGGGCTTTGTTGCAATCTGAACAgattcctgtccctgctgtaGGAGGGAATCTGTTCATCATGCCTGGGACATCCTATCTCCCAAGCAGCCAAAATGCTGTAGGCGTGATGAGCTGATATCCATGATGCCTTTGGGGAGCATCAGGAGGGCATGTTTCCTCTTCAGATCATTTGGCTGAAGACCTTCCCTGGTGGGTGGTGGgcctgagcacagccacagcctttGAGGAGGTCCCATGGCCTCTCACTCAAGGAAACAGGAGCTCCCATCCAGTCTTCTCCCAGAGATAGCTGCCCCCACAGAGAGAGCTGGACACGTTGACCATGCAAGCAGCTCTGCGTGTTTACCTCAGGTACACCCCTGGGGTGGGGGAAGCTGCTTGGTTTCCAGGGCCATGACCTATCCTTGCTCTCTCCACACAGGTCTCCATGCAAGAATGGTGGGCAATGTCAAGATGAAAATGGCTTTGCCAGTAACTTCACCTGCCGGTGTCTCGCTGGCTTTGTGGGGGCTCTCTGCGAGCACGATGTGGACGACTGCCTGATGCGCCCCTGTGCCAATGGGGCCACCTGCCACGATGGCGTCAACCGCTTCTCCTGCCAGTGCCAGGTGGGCTTTGAAGGGCGTTTCTGCACCATCAACATCAATGACTGCGCCAGCCAGCCGTGCAAAAATGGGGCAAAGTGCTATGACCGCATCAATGACTATGACTGCTTGTGTCCCGACCGTTTCACTGGCAAAACCTGTGAGATCTCCGTCCCTGAGCCCACCTGGTCTCCTCCCTACCACCCTGCAAACCATGAGAATGCTGGAGGTTTGAAAAGCACCACTAGTGAGATGCCAGGGGTGACACAGCCAGAGCCCATCAGGACTGTGGTCACAGGGCGGCGTGTGGCCAACCACAGTGAGAAAGAGCCAGGGGGAGGGTTGTTGAAAATCTCTGTGAAGGAGGTGGTGACCCAAAGGGACTCAGGGCTGAGTGAAGCCCAGCTGGTGACAGTGCTGGTGTTTGGGGTGCTGACAGCAGTGCTGGTCCTCATCACTGTCCTGCTAATGCTGAGGAACTGGCAGAGAGGCCGTCAAAGGTCGAACTGGTGCCAAAGCCCTTCTCAGGCTGCAAGAAAGCTCCAAGACCAGGAGTGTCAGGTGGGCATGCTCAACACCATCTTGATTGAGCCAAGGAAGACCACAGAGCTGTGAGCTGCGAGGACTCTGAACCAGGCCCTGGCAGGTCATCATGCTGGCAAACCCCTTGAACTGCACCCTGCGGAGCCACACTGGCACCGACTGGGCAGCAGGAAACGGCTCCCAGGGCAGCAAACACGTCAACAAAACCCTGGGTGTTGAGCACTGGTGTGATGGCCCTGCCTGGGTCTGAGCT
Coding sequences:
- the DLK2 gene encoding protein delta homolog 2 encodes the protein MLRSFCLQLMSLIWILLAHHQLVQGDDCSERCNLAHGCCDQDGKCRCDPGWEGEYCEECVRMPGCLHGTCHQPWQCICHSGWAGKFCDKDIHICEHQSPCQNGAQCIYDRDGEYSCLCPEGFHGKDCEMKTGPCEKAGSPCKNGGQCQDENGFASNFTCRCLAGFVGALCEHDVDDCLMRPCANGATCHDGVNRFSCQCQVGFEGRFCTININDCASQPCKNGAKCYDRINDYDCLCPDRFTGKTCEISVPEPTWSPPYHPANHENAGGLKSTTSEMPGVTQPEPIRTVVTGRRVANHSEKEPGGGLLKISVKEVVTQRDSGLSEAQLVTVLVFGVLTAVLVLITVLLMLRNWQRGRQRSNWCQSPSQAARKLQDQECQVGMLNTILIEPRKTTEL